The following DNA comes from Sorex araneus isolate mSorAra2 chromosome 5, mSorAra2.pri, whole genome shotgun sequence.
gaccgaCCTGCTTTGAGCCTCccaccccatatggtgtcccgcGCAcccgagcacagacccaggagtaagtcctgagcaccgccgggtgaggccctccaaaaaataaaagaaggaaaaagtgcaAAAGTTCAAGGAGAGGCTCACGATGCAATAGGCGGGGTGCATCGTGAGCGTTAAGAAGGGCTGCGAAGCCATCAAACCAGCAGAGGAGGCAAGTTAGAGACGCGGACGGTCCTCTGCAGTCAAACGCCAGGCTGGCACAGCAGGCGGCACGCCAGCGCGGAACAGAGGGTTGCGCGTTTGCTTATTAACCCGTCGGTGCGGGCGCGCGCGCGTTTGGCAACCACCACGTCCCCAACTGGCAAGGAGGACGCGGGGCCAGGCAGAGGCTGACCGACTGGCGCTGGCAGCTGCTGGGGTCTCGGCCCAGCCCTCCTGTGCACCGGCGGGGAGCGGCTGGGCGCTGGAGTGTCCCTGCGCTGGACTGTCCCGCACCCGGGGCGGGGCTagcggggggccgggccggccggggctCGTAAAAGGCCGCGGCGGGCGGGGACGGCGGACTCTGGGGCGCGCGCTCCCCTGCGGCGGTGGCCCTGGGGCCATGGGCGCCGTCTGGTCCGCCCTGCTGGTCGGAGGGGGTCTGGCCGGCGCGCTGGTCGTCTGGCTGCTGCGGGGCCCGGGGGACCCGGGGCGAGCGGAAATGGAGCAGGATGCGCCCCCCGCGGAGGCTGCGGAGCCTGGAGGCGGCGACCCCCGAAGCCCAGGACCTTGCAGGAGGCAGCTGGACAGCAAAACAGGTATGGTCCCTCGAAGGCACGTGTGCGGTGCCCATCCGGAGCCCTCCAGGCGCCCGGATTCCCTCCGGGGCCCGGACCCCACCCCCCACGACCTTCTTTCCCagcacaggcgggggggggggtgttcgtCTGGCACCGAGGCCCAGAGTGCCCCTGGCCGATCCCCAGCGCCCTTCGAGTCTGTCCCCGACCCCCGTACTCCCCGCTGAGCAGCCTGGACGTGAGGGGCGAGTTTCGGGCTAGGGCGCTCGTCCTGCTGCTTCAGTCTCCGGCGGACAGGGACACGTACCCCTTGCCACCCCCCCTTCACATGCCCCACCCGAGGGAAGTTTTCTTTGAAGCGGGAACTGGGTTTGGGAGTTTGGGGACACCCGCTGTCTGGACGCGAAGTTCAGCTGGGACTTTGGCCAGAAAGGCCTTGGCAGAGgccccgcacccccctccccacgggCCACTCACCCTTCTGGACCTTTCAGCTCCGCCCCAGGTTCACCCTCTCTGCAATGTCTCGGCCTGGGGAAGAGGCGAATTTAAGGGACTTGACGACACTCAGTTCCACTGAGAAGTGCATCAGGGACTCTGCATCAGGCCAGGAGGGACCGTGGCAGCGCCCTGTGCCAACTGTCCCCTCCAGCTAATGACAAAATGCCATCTGCGGACTTTATTTTTAGCGCAGTGATGTTCCCGGGCAGCCCCTGGAGGGTCTGCCCCAGCGGCCCTGCTCTCTTGAGGGAAGAGAGCGCCTGGCTAGTCCTGTTTCTGACAGCTGACCTCATGTTCCTTCCAAGACTGGGAATTCAGAGTAACAAGCCTCTCTTGTTACCTATCACTAGAGACAAAACTAACGGGGACTGCCACCGCCACCTCCAAGAACAAGACCGAGCTTGTGATTTTGGAACAAGGTGCTGAGTGTGTGACTTTGGATTGGGGTTTCAGAGCCCGGCAATGCAAACCCCTTAGCTGCGCCTCTCGCTCTCCAACCTCTCGAAGAGCGTTTTGAAAGGGTTCCAGGTGGGCCAATATGAAAGGCCTGTAGTCTGTCCACGAGGTTCTTGGGACAAACATATCCTGTCTCCCGAccctcctgcccagccctcaGCCAGGAGCCATGGCCGCTGCTCTGCCTACATCCTCAGTGCTGGGGGCACGGTGCTATTTGCTGGAGGCAGGCAGCCCTGGTTGCAGAGACTGGACAAACTGTACACTTTGGGGCAAAGGGAGTCAAGGAGCTTGGTTTGGTTCCGTGCCAGTGTTAACATTTACCGTGAGGTGGCTGCAAGGCTCATGTCCCTGCCGCTACAAATTGCCACTTCCACTCTGCTGATCCACCCACATTTTGGGGGTGCCATTTACTATTTACCTGCAGATTTGGGATTTCCCTAAGTAAATTGAGTTGATTTGAACACATTGataccagtggctcacacttatAAATGGCTTAATACGTGTCTCAAGTCCATATCAATATGTTCACGGAAACAGATTTTATGCACTGCCAAGAGATTAGTTATCTTTAATGACTAAACCTATTTTCCCAGACTAACTTATTTTTCCCATGTGACTTGCCGGACACaattatgtcattttttttctttccttttgattttcAGACCCTCTCCAAGGAGGCAGTGAGCGTTTGGGCTCAGAGCCCCAAGGATCTGGCAAGGGAGGAGCAAGCCAGCTGCAGAGTCCTTCCGGAGAAGACTGTGAGGGTTCGAGAGCGCACGTTCCCTCGGGCAGGGCCCCAGACACTGACTCACTGGTTCACGAGGTGGGAAACGCCAGGAGTTTCCTGGACTCTTCACGAGGGGAACGGGGCTTCCTCAAAGGACAAGATGCGGCGACGACAGCAGCTCCTTGTTTCGTAGAGAAGTTGCCTAGCGTGGACAGAGCGGCCGCAGCCGGCCTGGCGCGGCTGGACAGTCAGGAGCTGGCCGACGCCGAGGACTGGGAAGTGGTGTCTCGGCACTCGTCCTGGGGAGAGATTGGTCTGGGTGGCAGTCTTGAGGCTTTTGTGGTAAgccccaacgagggactggacgATGGCAGAGACATCTTCGTGGAAGTGAAAGATCAGGCAGAGGAGGTGAAAACAGACAGGGCagttgctgtgcctccagggcctgAGCGGGTTAGCATCCGCTTCCAGATCCACTATATCCCCAGCACCGACATGCAAGCCCTCGCGGTCACTGGAGACCACGAGAGTCTCGGGAAGTGGAACACGTATGTCCCGCTCCAGGCTGGCCAGGAAGGGCTCTGGTCCCAGTCCGTGTCGCTGCCGGCAGACACAGGGGTGGAGTGGAAGTttgtggtggtggagaacgggcgcATTACCCGCTGGGAAGAATGCAGCAACCGGTTCTTAGAGACTGGCTTTGAGGATAAAGTGGTTCACAAGTGGTGGGGGACCCACTGATTGGGGTCGGCCATGTCAGACGGGAGTGCGCTGCAGGGGACTGATGAACAATACAGGAAATGTAACTCCACGTGGAGGGGACGAGTGACTTCTGATGTATCCTGTGAGCGTGGGCTTCTCCCCTGGGGCACTGATGGATAGGTTAATGATGATCTATCAGTACTTTAGGGCTTGGTCCTTTTGGGGAGCAACCTAGCTAAGCTCTGGGGTGAGCTGGTCAGGCAGCATGGAAAGGAAACCAGCCCGCAGTAGTGGCTTCAAGCTTGAGCTTTTGGGTGACCCTTACACCAGGCTTCAAACAAGCATCCATGAGAAAGGGCCAGTTTCCGGTGGGAAGCAGTGCAGAAGTACCCTGTCCTTACTGCATGCGCACTTATGTGTAGGAATATTTCACACCAGCTGGAACTAGAAGGTCATTAGGTATGATCAAGAATCTGAGGTAGTGTCTTAAGATTTCCTAAAGCTTCTTTCTTGCTTGATTTTACCTGTCAAGTGTGGCTTAAAGGGAGCAAGGATGGCAGGTGTGGCTTGAAGGTAGTAAGTGTGTCTTTGTTTTAATGACTGAAGGCTGGTGAAGAAACAAGGAATCGGATCAAAATCTGCCACtgaggctggagcggtagcacagcgggtagggcatttgccttgcacgcggccaacccaggtttgattcctagcatcccatatggtcccctgagcaccgccaggagtaatctctgtgcatttccgggtgtgaaccaaaaattgaaaaaaaaaaaagagaaaatctgccATTGGCGCCATTCCATGAGGACAGGGAGCAGGAATGAAGAGAAGGTGTGAGCTGAGCAAGGGGACCGGAGAGACCTTGAAGGGGGCTGGGAGGCGCAGGTAAGGCCTTGTCtcaaggggtggggggcacagcctGTCAATTACTCACTGGGCCTCTGTCCAGCTGACTCTGCCCTGGTGCGCCTGAAGACTGTCTCGGGGCTGTTAGCTGAGCCTCTTCCTTCTTTGCCACCACTTATGGGATAACAAAATGATGCTAGGGCAGTGATGTCAGAGTATATCTTTgtatgaagaagaaaaacattgaaTAGTTGTTATATCTGAAAACCTAGTAAATCCTGAATTTTAATATACTGATTGAATGTCTGAATTATTTGTCTGCATCATGGGTCTGTACTTGCTTATATGGAAAATATGGATCATTTCTTCCATGAAtagcagagccagaaagcaaacACGGAGAGAGGGCAGTCTGCGTTTCCCCTTCAGAGCGCAGCGGAGTATGACAACACTTTCTCGGTGTTTGTTGTCTGTGTGGCGTTACGCATGCCTTTCtggaagtttgtttgtttgtttttgtgccatactcagcggtgctcgggactcactccttgctctgtgaccatggatcactcctggtggggctcaggtgaccacatggggtgctggggatggtgcACAGCCAGATCAgacgtatgcaaggcaaatgctctgcctgttgtatctctctggccctgttctgAAATTCTTACCCATTAAGGTAacttttaataagaataaaatcttTTTGTCAGACTTCTATTCTGGTTCTTTTCTGTTCAAAAGCATAAATGTAACTGCGGTACTATTAGGAAGGGCATAGAGAAATATGCTTGACTCATTTGGAGCTTAGATGCTTAGATATAGTTCTAGCAATTGGGTTTAATTCCATCCTGAGGTTATCCAGGGATCTCACATGCTTACTATAATCTGACCACACCTGGATGTGAGAGGCAACGGGCCTGGAAACAGCTTCTAGACGGGCCATTTCTCAGTGACATCTGGACTGTGGAGCTGAAATGCAGACTTTTGGACAGTGAGTTTCTGCCCATCTGTCTCTGCTATCTTTGCCATGGTTTCATTTCCGTATCTGAGGTGGTggtagtgggggagggggctgtaaTCATGAGCCCTGAGCCATGGAGAAGGTGACACTAATGTCCAATAGTCAAATGGCAAGTAGTGTCAGAATGGAATTGATTTTAGGATATTGAGAACTGTTGGAAAGTGCTCCATAGAGAACCCCCTTCAGTCAATTCTTCCAAGACTTATTTAACCAGGCTGCATCCATTTTGACTGTTAAAATTATCCACTAGCTGgagaaaaaatgtctttttttcccttttatttcacAGCCATTACTATGAGAAAAAGAGAATTCCCTGAAAACTTTGATTAGGAGCGGCTCTGGTTTGTTTTCTGAATAAATTTCCCTGCTGTTGACAGGACAAACAGTGCATTCAGGGACACACACAGTGTCCCCATCAGTTTGGAGTTTGTCCTGATCTGTTCTGGACACTTCATCCCATTTTTCacttttgcatgcaagaggttTTTTCCCTCACACAGATGTTTttgagttggaaaaaaaaaagccaaacataaCTATAACTGTGAGTCATATAAAAGTGACTAGGATGAGAAAAAATAGCCATGAAAACTAAACattcatatgtatgtataaaaaatGGGATTATTCCAACACATTGGTATTATCATAAATTAATATCCAAAGTATGAATACCTTTACCTCTAGCTAGTATTATTTGAAGCTTGACTGTGAGAACATTTAAACACAtcgtatttcaaaatattttacagattatcttttattaaattttcacataaaaagaaaaaagtacattgAGCACTAATTAAAGTACATCACAATTAATTGGGCATCATCCCTCTGCAAAGGATAGGCAAGCAATGtatcattttaataacattttttcctGGTCTTTCACTTTCTGTATTCTCTTTTCTTGATTTCTGATCATTGAAGACATTGCTGAAATTTTTGATAAAACAAAGTTAACAAACAGCGTCTTTTCGTCGGGCCTTAAATTCTATtgtatgtttctttaaaaatcagcTTGCTGCTATCAAATATTTTCTGAACTTAAAAATTGCAAAGTACAAAAGCATGTCTTTTAAAAGACTTGTTATGGAAAAAAACTAAGGGTAATTCTCTACTCTTTCCATTGTTTTCAGATTAGCACAATGACTATTATTGTAAAAGTAATATGTACTAGTTGTAAATAATTGAAAACCTCCAAAGGCTATAAAGACAAAGGTCAGTCTTGCCCACTCAATATCCTGAACCCCGCCTCTCAAAGGTCAGCTCTGTAAAAGTTTGAAAAGCTtcatgttacacacacacacacacacacacacacacacacacacacacacacacacacacacacgtttatcTAAAACAAATGCAAAGAGGTGGTATAAACTATCCCATAGCTTGCTCATCTCAACTTATTGAGTAAAGGTGTCAACATCTTTCCAGTTCAGTTCCTGTCCTGACTGCATAGGAATTCATTAGATGGACATACTGAATGTtagtaaatactttaaaaattgctttcttctctctcattttttctttggatttttgaGGGGGCCTTTCCTCAAGGTATTCCAcgactctggggtcactcttgacaATTCTCTACACAGCAGGCCAGTTGGTTGAACGCTAGAGCCCACAGATGTGGTACTGCTCAGAcccctgtggtgccggggattgaaccagggtcccaTACATGCAAGGAAAGGTAGTAGCTTTTTACTATCTGCTGACGCCTGATGTTCATTTTAAATCAATGCTATAGTAAATCTAGTTTATGAATAGACTTTCGTGCATTTGTATGATTAATTCCTGTAGAATAAATTGCTAGATGGGAACTTATGGATCAAAGCATGTATATACTTTAAGATGTGACTATCTCAAATTTTCTCTCAATTACTTATTTAGTAATTTCCAGGAGAACTTTCTGTGCAGACAATGCATCCagtaaaaaaatcttaatttcttttctttatttttcttttcttttcttttcttctcttttttccccccagtcccaggaaca
Coding sequences within:
- the STBD1 gene encoding starch-binding domain-containing protein 1, with protein sequence MGAVWSALLVGGGLAGALVVWLLRGPGDPGRAEMEQDAPPAEAAEPGGGDPRSPGPCRRQLDSKTDPLQGGSERLGSEPQGSGKGGASQLQSPSGEDCEGSRAHVPSGRAPDTDSLVHEVGNARSFLDSSRGERGFLKGQDAATTAAPCFVEKLPSVDRAAAAGLARLDSQELADAEDWEVVSRHSSWGEIGLGGSLEAFVVSPNEGLDDGRDIFVEVKDQAEEVKTDRAVAVPPGPERVSIRFQIHYIPSTDMQALAVTGDHESLGKWNTYVPLQAGQEGLWSQSVSLPADTGVEWKFVVVENGRITRWEECSNRFLETGFEDKVVHKWWGTH